From the genome of Methanobrevibacter smithii ATCC 35061, one region includes:
- a CDS encoding Ig-like domain repeat protein: MKFNKQFFLGIMLLVLLLGVSSVSANDLNEDNSSYIRLDDSSMVIMEDSAQAGSDVNAQTGNPSDDVIIVNNWGELKTYCEKTDKNYVLQLKENTNFYPENGDDISNQITVRNNVTILGNTGAYIGDVSPKASTLFYTPISTPENSGISLKLVNLTFKFISVSKLSSLDSGMVVELAGDCTGNLLENCTFDNITALSGHSCVYYIKKGYTTVRNCNFTNINTCFGVLSIYDPDAGLNCNTSHMLVENSYFENNYATTEPGCINNCGQLIVKNSTFYKNSAFWWAGAIHTHSGANTTIYDSNFTDNVAGWNGGALYTYSYLQIYNTTFTSNNCTTNNGGGAIGACFYGTNPHIYIENSLFQYNTNNCWSLTNESTTGTGRGGAISIMDAGDLDVYNTTFIANSASIGTAICANQAQGYGSPNVRLIGNKFINHTVVGDVLIIDLSKSELELSDNYYYNNSLVFSKTKLSEEERIGNTTVLNIQFKLKNDKYYDSDILSKSGYFVYVDGVYLKTVYSESFNLTFNDGKEHKVYVRSVAGVSNSNNLTVNGVPVQYIYVSVNGNDNNNGSKNAPVRTIAKAISLNTNGIYILEGNYREYGLNINSDLKIVGDGKVIIGGISSADPVFKISNSANVSFNNLKFADISNGEIINGLAAGEVEISGCEFYSNNQKGILVNVANLLISDSKFENNNVFKCIYTNYLEMRNCEFVNNTANEKKSTSEVGNLIYLDLKDQQGIISGTFFENNNVYQGCIFVKSSDFNQGLEIASSVFINNTGVFRGGCLYADSSSSSNYPITISSSVFIDNFAQSGSVAFVMKKCVLTATNSIFLGNKEKSSSLGEVFSTVGSSAKFAIDSNWWGNTAENATTAPRKGLNNWLFLNVTGNVDKLNFNENGIITVDLANVINNNGEISKYDAGDKLPLDTLNITSVNGITTTVGDKFVDGKIQVIFTPTATGEASVTTDLYGVTSTIKFNVGKTLSDLHIYTNDIKVNEDLVIKVALESSRPTGTVTVNINNKSYIINLVNGTGFTTISGLAGGEYEITAKYNGDDNYEEAIATSSVKVNKIASSMDIKVSLGKYTTIVVSLPEDATGEVMFTVDGESETATIEDGKAYIVLFDLDEGVHTVHAVYGGDNNYFGCEASEQFSKTKLNSTLTVNANDAKVGEDVVVSVIVMPAPGSDGSSVNITIGDKSTIVKVDKDTGKASLKVSDLAAGNYTVKVVYNGNGLYNGCENTTNIKITGYSVPQWGNDGFDTKNTGKTNYTGNSNGVAIWNYVVSGSQINGSMAIDNAGNIYVACNDGIYSFTSNGTLRWKFEGSFGREISSGIAISRDVIIAPKAGDAIYFINSTTGKKYNSNIWQGSSIFSPVVDENANVYISSEYQYSSGSYNLVIIPYNMWKYGGTPTMIDLGSQPVSAPTLLGNGLVAVNTKDGLKIINVTSKTVIGSFVGIGVVGRPVVDSSDVIYVFDKDGKVNALSANNKLWTTEIAINGSTLALDEENSALYTVGSDGNVYKIDIFNKGAASVFYNLGGNASSIMIDNDGTVYIGSDNGKVSAITSEAKLLWTFTAESPIKGPIVMDKNGTVYVYSSKTVYAVGMGKITPAIDVNAEDVKVGEDVIINIELPDDATGSVEVVIGNITQNVNIKDGKASVTIANLSAGQYSAAIQYSGDNKYNGAKTDVLFNVNKHESKVDISADDIEIGKTAVVTINVTPGATGNVTVVVNGKSQVVELKDSKATLTIENLAAGDYKVEAIYNGDAKYLASSNNASFKVSKISGYDIKVNAGEVNEGEDATIIVVLPKDATGNVTLVMNNKPYFAKVSDGMAKVVVPSVSAGTHDFIVNYSGDDKYDKSTVNGTIKVNKKAATLIVEDLVKYYKGDEKLTAKLVDGRGNPIANADVAFNINGKDYIRKTNNEGIASMNINLVAGTYNVAVKYNESSVNVTVTVKSTIVADDLVKMYQDPTRFYAKFLDSTGKALANTQVRFNINGVFYTKTTNNDGVADLGIMLRPGTYILTAYNPANGEERGITITVKSLIVQSDLTKYYLNASRFQATIYNKDGSLAVNKEVTFNINGVFYHKTTDSNGVASLGIALRPGEYIITTIVDGLDIGNKVTVLPTLVTKDLDMKYLDGSDFTAQTLDGQGKPLANQNVSFNVNGVFYHKVTNEDGIASLKIRLMSGEYIITSSWNNFQTGNTIKISP; this comes from the coding sequence ATGAAATTTAATAAACAATTCTTTTTAGGCATTATGTTGCTTGTTCTCCTTTTGGGAGTAAGCAGTGTAAGTGCGAACGATTTGAATGAGGATAATTCATCTTATATTAGATTAGATGACTCTTCAATGGTAATTATGGAGGATTCTGCTCAGGCAGGCAGCGATGTTAATGCTCAGACAGGCAATCCTTCTGATGATGTGATTATTGTAAATAATTGGGGTGAACTAAAAACATACTGTGAAAAAACAGATAAAAACTATGTGCTTCAGTTAAAAGAAAATACTAATTTTTACCCGGAAAATGGAGATGACATTTCCAATCAGATTACTGTTAGAAATAATGTAACTATCCTGGGAAATACAGGAGCATATATTGGTGATGTATCTCCTAAGGCATCAACACTTTTTTATACTCCAATTTCAACTCCGGAAAATTCAGGAATTAGTTTAAAATTAGTTAATTTGACATTTAAATTTATATCTGTTTCAAAACTTTCATCTCTGGATAGTGGAATGGTTGTGGAGTTGGCTGGTGATTGTACTGGCAACTTGCTTGAAAATTGTACTTTTGACAATATAACTGCTTTGTCAGGTCATTCCTGTGTTTATTATATTAAAAAAGGTTATACAACTGTTAGAAATTGTAATTTTACAAACATCAATACATGTTTTGGTGTTTTAAGTATTTATGATCCTGATGCTGGCTTAAACTGTAATACTTCACATATGTTAGTTGAAAACTCTTATTTTGAAAATAATTATGCTACAACAGAACCTGGATGTATTAACAATTGCGGTCAGTTAATTGTTAAAAATTCTACATTTTATAAAAACAGTGCATTTTGGTGGGCTGGAGCAATACACACTCACAGTGGAGCAAATACAACAATATATGATTCTAATTTCACAGATAATGTAGCTGGATGGAATGGTGGAGCATTGTATACCTACAGTTACCTGCAAATATACAACACCACTTTTACAAGTAATAACTGTACAACCAACAATGGTGGGGGAGCTATTGGTGCATGTTTCTATGGAACCAATCCTCATATTTATATTGAAAACTCATTATTCCAGTATAATACAAACAACTGCTGGTCTCTTACTAATGAATCTACAACAGGTACTGGTCGTGGAGGAGCTATTTCAATAATGGATGCAGGTGATTTGGATGTATATAATACTACTTTCATAGCTAATTCTGCATCTATAGGTACTGCAATTTGTGCAAATCAGGCACAGGGTTACGGATCTCCAAATGTCAGATTAATAGGCAATAAATTTATTAATCACACAGTGGTTGGCGATGTATTGATAATTGATCTTTCCAAATCTGAACTGGAATTATCTGATAATTATTATTATAACAATTCTTTAGTATTTTCTAAAACCAAACTTAGTGAAGAGGAAAGAATTGGCAACACAACAGTATTGAATATTCAGTTTAAATTAAAAAACGACAAATATTATGATTCTGATATTTTATCCAAATCAGGTTATTTTGTTTATGTAGATGGTGTTTATTTAAAAACAGTCTACAGTGAGTCTTTTAATTTGACTTTTAATGACGGTAAGGAACATAAGGTATATGTACGTTCAGTTGCAGGTGTCAGTAACTCAAATAATCTCACTGTAAATGGTGTACCTGTTCAGTATATCTATGTTTCTGTAAACGGTAATGACAACAATAACGGAAGTAAAAACGCACCTGTACGTACAATAGCTAAAGCTATTTCTTTAAATACTAATGGAATTTATATTTTAGAGGGAAATTACAGGGAATATGGATTAAATATTAACAGTGATTTAAAAATTGTTGGTGATGGAAAAGTTATTATTGGCGGAATTAGTTCAGCTGATCCGGTATTTAAAATTTCAAACAGTGCAAATGTATCATTTAATAATTTAAAATTTGCTGATATATCCAACGGTGAAATTATTAATGGATTAGCTGCTGGAGAAGTTGAAATAAGTGGTTGTGAGTTTTATTCAAACAATCAGAAAGGAATTCTTGTTAATGTAGCTAATTTGCTTATTTCAGATTCTAAATTTGAAAATAATAATGTTTTCAAATGCATTTATACTAATTATTTGGAAATGAGAAACTGTGAATTTGTAAACAATACTGCAAACGAGAAAAAATCCACTTCTGAGGTAGGCAATTTAATTTATCTGGACCTTAAAGACCAGCAAGGAATAATTTCAGGCACTTTCTTTGAAAATAATAATGTTTATCAGGGATGTATTTTTGTAAAAAGTAGTGATTTTAATCAAGGATTGGAGATTGCGAGTTCTGTTTTCATAAATAATACTGGAGTATTTAGAGGAGGCTGTCTGTATGCTGATTCAAGTTCCAGCAGCAACTATCCTATTACAATTTCATCTTCTGTATTTATTGATAATTTTGCACAGTCTGGAAGTGTTGCTTTTGTTATGAAAAAATGTGTACTTACAGCTACAAATTCAATCTTTTTAGGCAATAAAGAAAAATCCTCATCATTAGGAGAGGTATTTTCAACTGTAGGCAGCAGTGCAAAATTTGCAATAGACAGTAATTGGTGGGGTAACACTGCTGAAAATGCAACAACTGCTCCAAGAAAAGGGTTGAACAATTGGTTATTTTTAAATGTAACTGGTAATGTTGATAAATTGAATTTCAATGAAAATGGGATAATAACTGTTGATTTAGCTAATGTAATTAATAACAACGGTGAAATCAGCAAATATGATGCTGGAGACAAATTGCCATTAGATACTTTAAATATCACTTCTGTTAATGGTATAACAACAACTGTCGGTGATAAATTTGTGGATGGTAAAATACAGGTTATATTTACTCCAACTGCTACTGGAGAAGCTTCAGTAACTACTGATCTTTATGGAGTAACCAGTACTATAAAATTCAATGTAGGTAAAACACTTTCAGATTTACATATCTATACTAATGATATTAAGGTAAATGAAGACCTTGTAATTAAAGTAGCTTTAGAAAGCAGCAGGCCAACAGGTACCGTTACAGTTAATATTAATAATAAATCATATATTATTAATTTAGTAAACGGTACTGGATTTACAACAATATCTGGATTAGCTGGCGGAGAATATGAAATTACTGCCAAATATAATGGTGATGATAATTACGAAGAAGCTATTGCTACGTCTTCAGTTAAAGTTAATAAAATAGCTTCATCAATGGATATTAAAGTTTCTCTTGGAAAATACACTACAATTGTTGTAAGTCTTCCAGAAGATGCAACTGGTGAAGTAATGTTTACTGTTGACGGTGAAAGTGAAACTGCAACTATTGAAGATGGTAAGGCATATATAGTTTTATTTGACCTTGATGAGGGAGTTCACACTGTTCATGCAGTTTATGGTGGAGATAATAACTACTTTGGATGTGAAGCTAGTGAACAATTCAGTAAAACCAAACTTAATTCTACTTTAACTGTAAATGCAAATGATGCTAAAGTAGGTGAAGACGTTGTTGTTTCTGTAATTGTCATGCCTGCTCCAGGTAGTGACGGATCCAGTGTAAATATTACAATCGGAGATAAATCCACAATTGTAAAAGTTGATAAAGATACAGGTAAGGCTTCCTTAAAAGTATCTGATTTAGCAGCAGGTAATTACACTGTTAAAGTAGTTTATAATGGTAACGGATTGTATAATGGTTGTGAAAATACAACTAATATTAAAATAACCGGTTATTCTGTTCCTCAATGGGGTAATGATGGATTTGACACTAAAAACACTGGAAAAACAAATTACACAGGAAATAGTAATGGTGTAGCTATCTGGAATTATGTTGTAAGCGGAAGTCAGATTAACGGTTCTATGGCTATTGATAATGCAGGAAATATTTATGTAGCTTGTAATGATGGAATTTATTCATTTACTTCAAACGGAACTTTAAGATGGAAATTTGAAGGTTCCTTTGGAAGAGAGATATCTTCAGGAATAGCTATTTCCCGTGATGTTATTATTGCTCCAAAAGCAGGAGATGCAATATACTTTATAAACTCCACTACAGGCAAAAAATATAATTCCAATATCTGGCAGGGATCAAGTATTTTCTCACCTGTTGTAGATGAAAATGCTAATGTATATATTTCCAGTGAATACCAGTACAGCAGCGGAAGCTACAATCTGGTAATCATCCCATATAATATGTGGAAATACGGCGGAACTCCTACAATGATTGATTTAGGATCCCAACCGGTTAGTGCACCTACATTACTGGGTAACGGATTGGTAGCTGTTAATACAAAAGACGGTCTTAAAATAATCAATGTTACAAGCAAAACTGTAATTGGAAGTTTTGTAGGAATAGGTGTTGTAGGACGTCCGGTAGTTGACTCCAGTGATGTCATATATGTATTTGATAAAGACGGAAAAGTCAATGCATTAAGTGCAAATAACAAATTATGGACTACTGAAATAGCTATAAATGGAAGCACATTAGCTTTAGATGAAGAAAACAGTGCATTATACACTGTTGGCAGTGATGGAAATGTCTATAAAATAGATATATTTAACAAAGGAGCAGCTTCTGTTTTCTATAATTTGGGAGGTAATGCATCTTCCATAATGATTGACAATGATGGAACTGTTTATATAGGTTCAGATAATGGAAAAGTTTCTGCCATCACTAGTGAAGCTAAATTATTATGGACATTTACTGCTGAGTCTCCAATTAAAGGACCAATCGTCATGGATAAAAATGGTACGGTCTATGTTTATTCCAGTAAAACAGTTTATGCAGTAGGAATGGGAAAAATCACTCCTGCTATTGATGTAAATGCTGAGGATGTTAAAGTCGGTGAAGATGTAATTATCAATATTGAGCTTCCTGATGATGCTACAGGCAGTGTTGAAGTAGTTATTGGAAATATTACACAAAATGTTAATATTAAAGACGGTAAAGCTTCTGTAACTATTGCTAATTTAAGTGCCGGTCAATACAGTGCTGCTATTCAGTACAGTGGGGATAATAAATACAACGGTGCAAAAACAGATGTTTTATTTAATGTTAATAAACATGAATCAAAAGTTGATATTTCTGCAGATGATATAGAAATTGGTAAAACTGCTGTTGTAACCATTAATGTTACTCCTGGTGCTACAGGTAATGTTACTGTAGTTGTCAATGGCAAATCACAGGTTGTAGAACTTAAAGACAGTAAAGCTACTTTAACTATTGAAAACTTAGCTGCTGGAGATTATAAAGTAGAAGCAATCTATAATGGTGATGCCAAGTATTTAGCTTCAAGCAATAATGCTTCATTCAAAGTTTCCAAAATATCAGGATATGATATTAAAGTTAATGCTGGTGAAGTAAATGAAGGTGAAGATGCTACAATTATAGTAGTTTTACCTAAAGATGCTACCGGCAATGTAACTTTAGTTATGAACAACAAACCTTACTTTGCAAAAGTCAGTGATGGTATGGCTAAAGTGGTTGTTCCGTCTGTTTCTGCAGGAACTCATGATTTCATTGTAAATTATTCTGGTGATGATAAATATGATAAATCAACTGTAAACGGAACTATAAAGGTTAATAAAAAAGCAGCAACATTAATTGTTGAAGATCTTGTAAAATATTACAAAGGAGATGAAAAACTTACAGCTAAACTGGTAGACGGCAGAGGCAATCCAATAGCTAATGCTGATGTTGCTTTTAATATTAATGGTAAAGATTACATCAGAAAAACCAATAATGAAGGAATAGCTTCTATGAATATTAATTTGGTGGCTGGAACCTATAATGTGGCAGTTAAATATAATGAAAGCTCAGTTAATGTAACAGTAACTGTAAAATCTACTATTGTAGCTGATGATTTAGTTAAAATGTATCAGGACCCTACAAGATTCTATGCTAAGTTCCTGGACAGTACAGGAAAAGCATTGGCTAATACTCAA